A genome region from Anabaena sphaerica FACHB-251 includes the following:
- a CDS encoding ABC transporter permease encodes MPDLIKLDIVDLVLAVALMAIAIGLSAWEKLGLELNLALATCRTILQLIVLGYVLDFILAVDNVWAVVGILTIILTITAIVARNRISQKIPLVLPLVWVAIFASTSLTLLYTNFLIIQPDRWYEPRYLIPLGGILLANAMNAAAVAGERLVSSINQFPTEIETHLSLGATPQQAVSLYRKDAIKAAFVPTLNQMMLIGMVIIPTFTSGQLLAGVSALEAVSYEILIIFMVAVVNLLTTIFVTKGLCRQFFNDAMQLVR; translated from the coding sequence ATGCCGGATTTGATTAAACTAGATATTGTGGATTTGGTTTTAGCAGTGGCTTTAATGGCGATCGCTATTGGTTTATCTGCTTGGGAAAAGTTAGGACTAGAGTTAAACTTAGCATTAGCCACCTGTAGAACCATCCTCCAACTTATAGTATTAGGATACGTTTTAGACTTCATTTTGGCTGTTGACAATGTTTGGGCTGTTGTGGGAATTCTAACAATCATTCTCACAATTACGGCGATTGTCGCACGAAATCGCATCAGCCAAAAAATTCCTCTGGTACTACCTTTAGTCTGGGTAGCAATTTTTGCAAGTACGTCTTTAACGTTGCTGTATACCAATTTTTTGATTATTCAACCAGACAGATGGTATGAACCACGTTATTTAATTCCCCTTGGTGGTATATTGCTTGCTAATGCCATGAACGCCGCAGCAGTGGCAGGAGAACGGCTAGTTAGCAGCATTAACCAATTTCCCACGGAAATAGAAACTCACCTCAGTTTAGGCGCAACTCCCCAGCAAGCAGTAAGTCTATACCGCAAAGATGCAATTAAAGCTGCATTTGTTCCCACTTTAAATCAAATGATGCTAATTGGGATGGTGATAATACCGACTTTTACCAGTGGACAGTTATTAGCCGGAGTATCGGCTTTAGAAGCTGTATCTTATGAAATTTTAATTATTTTTATGGTGGCTGTGGTCAATTTGTTGACGACGATTTTTGTAACTAAAGGTTTATGTCGGCAGTTTTTTAATGATGCTATGCAATTGGTGAGGTGA